In one window of Azotobacter salinestris DNA:
- a CDS encoding acyl-CoA dehydrogenase family protein: protein MTVIQQPKVLPPLETARQLAAEFAETAAERDQHGGTPKAQRDALRRSGLLALSIPREYGGLGASWCETLEIVREFARVDSSIAHVYGFQHLMLATVRLFSRPDQWQPWFEQTARNQWFWGNALNPLDTRTVARKFDGWREFSGRKSFCSGSADSEMLIASALDESNGGKLLIAALPSGRSGITLHGDWDNMGQRQTDSGSVTFERVRVEENELLLEPGPLSTPFACLRPLIAQLTFANLFLGIAEGAFAEARHYTLKETRPWFKSAATHIGEDPYVLRHFGEFWVGLESVRLLVERANALLDDAWRKEDGLGAEERGRLAVAIATAKVAASRVGLELTGRLFEVTGARATHAALRLDRYWRNLRTQTLHDPVDYKLHELGDWALNGALPTPTFYS from the coding sequence GTGACTGTCATCCAGCAACCCAAGGTACTGCCGCCCCTGGAGACCGCCCGCCAGCTGGCCGCCGAATTCGCCGAAACCGCCGCCGAGCGCGACCAGCACGGCGGCACGCCGAAGGCCCAGCGCGACGCCCTGCGCCGGAGCGGCCTGCTGGCCCTGAGCATCCCCCGGGAATACGGCGGCCTGGGCGCCAGCTGGTGCGAAACCCTGGAGATCGTCCGCGAGTTCGCCCGGGTCGACAGCTCGATCGCCCACGTCTACGGCTTCCAGCACCTGATGCTGGCCACCGTGCGCCTGTTCTCCCGCCCGGACCAGTGGCAACCCTGGTTCGAGCAGACCGCGCGCAACCAGTGGTTCTGGGGCAACGCCCTGAACCCGCTGGACACCCGCACCGTCGCCCGCAAGTTCGACGGCTGGCGCGAATTCTCCGGGCGCAAGAGCTTCTGCTCCGGCTCGGCCGATTCGGAAATGCTGATCGCCTCGGCGCTCGACGAGAGCAACGGCGGCAAGCTGCTGATCGCCGCGCTGCCCAGCGGGCGCAGCGGCATCACCCTGCACGGCGACTGGGACAACATGGGCCAGCGCCAGACCGACAGCGGCAGCGTCACCTTCGAGCGGGTGCGCGTCGAGGAGAACGAGCTGCTGCTGGAGCCCGGCCCGCTGAGCACGCCCTTCGCCTGCCTGCGCCCGCTGATCGCCCAGCTGACCTTCGCCAACCTGTTCCTCGGCATCGCCGAGGGCGCCTTCGCCGAGGCCCGCCACTACACGCTCAAGGAAACCCGCCCGTGGTTCAAGTCCGCTGCCACCCACATCGGCGAGGACCCCTACGTGTTGCGCCACTTCGGCGAGTTCTGGGTCGGCCTGGAGAGCGTGCGCCTGCTCGTCGAGCGGGCCAATGCGCTGCTCGACGACGCCTGGCGCAAGGAGGACGGCCTCGGCGCCGAGGAGCGCGGCCGGCTCGCCGTGGCCATCGCCACCGCCAAGGTCGCCGCCAGCCGCGTCGGCCTCGAGCTGACCGGCCGGCTGTTCGAGGTCACCGGCGCCCGCGCCACCCATGCCGCCCTGCGCCTGGACCGCTACTGGCGCAACCTGCGCACCCAGACCCTGCACGACCCGGTGGACTACAAGCTCCACGAACTGGGCGACTGGGCGCTGAACGGGGCGCTGCCGACTCCCACCTTCTACTCATAG
- a CDS encoding trans-sulfuration enzyme family protein has product MSEPLSGFSTRAVHAGNEVDRHMVTHPKAQPIYQTSVFVYDSLAQVDDFLAGNPDNYMYTRIGNPNPAALEELILALEGGAAALFGASGMAAIGAALLGNLEAGDHLIASRELYGTTQSLIEKELGRFGIAATLVDIRDLAAVEAAIGPRTRLIYTESASNPLVRVSDVPALAALARRRGLKLLVDNTFLSPALYRPLDDGADLVLHSTTKYLNGHSDATGGILVGDAEWVARARRFQVNAGGSASPVEAWLTFRGAKTLALRMQAHSRNAQALAEALEAHPQVARVHYPGLPSHPDHALARRLFPRGCSGMLSFTLKGGLAEVDRLIHNLRLAVFAPSLAGVATSISHPGKTSHRGLAPEVLAELDIHDGTVRVSVGIEEAGDIVQDFIQALDRL; this is encoded by the coding sequence ATGTCCGAACCCCTTTCCGGTTTCTCCACCCGCGCCGTGCACGCGGGCAACGAGGTCGACCGCCACATGGTCACCCACCCCAAGGCCCAGCCGATCTACCAGACCTCGGTGTTCGTCTACGACTCGCTGGCGCAGGTCGACGACTTCCTCGCCGGCAATCCCGACAACTATATGTACACGCGCATCGGCAACCCCAACCCGGCCGCGCTGGAGGAGCTGATCCTCGCCCTGGAGGGCGGCGCGGCGGCGCTGTTCGGCGCCTCCGGCATGGCGGCGATCGGCGCGGCGCTGCTCGGCAATCTGGAGGCCGGCGACCACCTGATCGCCAGCCGCGAGCTGTACGGCACCACCCAGAGCCTGATCGAGAAGGAGCTGGGCCGCTTCGGCATCGCCGCCACGCTGGTCGATATCCGCGACCTGGCCGCGGTGGAGGCGGCGATCGGCCCGCGGACCCGGTTGATCTACACGGAAAGCGCCTCCAACCCGCTGGTGCGGGTCAGCGACGTGCCGGCGCTGGCCGCGCTGGCCAGGCGGCGCGGCCTCAAGCTGCTGGTCGACAACACCTTCCTCTCGCCGGCGCTGTACCGGCCGCTGGACGACGGTGCCGACCTGGTGCTGCACAGCACCACCAAGTACCTGAACGGCCACAGCGACGCCACCGGCGGCATCCTCGTCGGCGACGCCGAGTGGGTGGCCCGGGCGCGGCGCTTCCAGGTCAACGCCGGCGGCAGCGCCAGCCCCGTCGAGGCCTGGCTGACCTTCCGCGGCGCCAAGACCCTGGCCCTGCGCATGCAGGCCCACTCGCGCAACGCCCAGGCGCTGGCCGAGGCGCTCGAGGCCCATCCGCAGGTGGCGCGGGTCCACTATCCGGGGCTGCCTTCGCACCCCGACCACGCCCTGGCCCGGCGGCTGTTCCCCAGGGGCTGCTCGGGCATGCTGAGCTTCACCCTCAAGGGCGGGCTGGCCGAGGTCGACCGGCTGATCCATAACCTGCGGCTCGCGGTGTTCGCCCCCTCGCTGGCCGGCGTGGCGACCAGCATCAGCCATCCGGGCAAGACCTCACACCGCGGCCTGGCGCCGGAGGTCCTCGCCGAACTGGACATCCACGACGGCACCGTGCGCGTCTCCGTGGGCATCGAGGAGGCTGGGGATATCGTTCAGGATTTCATTCAGGCGCTGGACCGGCTCTGA
- a CDS encoding amidohydrolase family protein, producing MKVIDMRCRPAYLHDFFGATPGNAAHAAARWLNRRVGTRGDDAHFERSLTPEGFLAEVRDAGLSKAVVVGRHTPAQHLPNDFIQQIVHGHDELLGIAGIDPALQGVEGAVEEIDRAVDRLGLSGIDLEPGFGEPARHPDDPLYFPVYEHLAARGIPLFLMSGPTTPDPAFNDPGRLAKIARTFPTLKIVCYHGYWPNVDQLLGVAFRYENILAVPDMYLFLPGSAAFVQAANGFLGEQLLFGSSYPFRPIRQSIDDFLALGFREDVLDKLLYGNAARLFGL from the coding sequence ATGAAGGTTATCGACATGCGCTGCCGGCCGGCCTACCTGCACGACTTCTTCGGCGCCACGCCGGGCAATGCCGCCCACGCGGCGGCCCGCTGGCTGAACCGGCGGGTCGGCACCCGCGGCGACGACGCGCACTTCGAGCGCTCCTTGACGCCCGAGGGCTTTCTCGCCGAGGTGCGCGACGCCGGGCTGAGCAAGGCGGTGGTGGTCGGCCGACACACCCCGGCCCAGCACCTGCCCAACGATTTCATCCAGCAGATCGTCCACGGCCACGACGAACTGCTCGGCATCGCCGGCATCGACCCGGCGCTGCAGGGCGTCGAGGGCGCGGTGGAGGAGATCGACCGCGCCGTCGATCGCCTGGGCCTGTCCGGCATAGACCTGGAGCCGGGCTTCGGCGAGCCGGCCCGCCATCCCGACGACCCGCTGTACTTCCCGGTCTACGAGCACCTGGCGGCGCGCGGCATCCCGCTGTTTCTGATGTCCGGGCCGACCACCCCCGACCCGGCGTTCAACGACCCCGGCCGGCTGGCGAAGATCGCGCGGACCTTCCCGACCCTGAAGATCGTCTGCTACCACGGCTACTGGCCGAACGTGGACCAGTTGCTCGGTGTGGCCTTCCGCTACGAGAACATCCTCGCCGTGCCGGACATGTACCTGTTCCTGCCGGGCAGCGCGGCCTTCGTGCAGGCGGCCAACGGTTTTCTTGGCGAGCAGCTGCTGTTCGGCTCGTCCTATCCGTTCCGCCCGATCCGCCAGTCGATCGACGACTTCCTCGCCCTGGGCTTTCGCGAAGACGTGCTGGACAAGCTGCTCTACGGCAACGCCGCGCGGCTGTTCGGCCTGTAA
- the ssuD gene encoding FMNH2-dependent alkanesulfonate monooxygenase, which yields MSLDIFWFLPTSGDTRYLGKSSAGRPATNEYMRQIAVTAESLGYDGLLIPTGSSCLDPWITAASLAPVTSRIKLLVALRTSVSGPTATARQAATLDQALKGRLLLNVVPGGDATELAADGVFLGHDERYEAADEVLTVWRDLLQGKTVDFAGKHITVEGAKNFFPPVQKPYPPLYFGGSSPAAHELAAKHVDAYLTWGEPPAAVAEKIADVRERAKKYGRTVRFGVRLHVIVRETNEEAWAAAERLISHLDDETIAKAQANYASMDSEGQRRMAALHGGRRDQLEVSPNLWAGVGLVRGGAGTALVGDPQTVAARLKEYADLGVDSFVLSGYPHLEEAIRFAELVFPLLPGKQPVTVEEELTGGAFDVRATKSEAAA from the coding sequence ATGAGTCTGGACATCTTCTGGTTCCTTCCCACTTCCGGCGACACCCGCTATCTCGGCAAGTCCTCCGCCGGTCGCCCGGCGACCAACGAATACATGCGGCAGATCGCCGTGACCGCCGAGAGCCTCGGCTACGACGGCCTCTTGATCCCCACCGGATCGAGCTGCCTGGACCCCTGGATCACCGCCGCCAGCCTGGCGCCGGTGACCAGCCGCATCAAGCTGCTGGTGGCGCTGCGCACCTCGGTCAGCGGCCCGACCGCCACCGCCCGCCAGGCCGCCACCCTCGACCAGGCGCTCAAGGGCCGCCTGCTGCTCAACGTGGTGCCGGGCGGCGACGCCACCGAGCTGGCCGCCGACGGCGTGTTCCTCGGCCACGACGAGCGCTACGAGGCGGCCGACGAGGTGCTGACCGTGTGGCGCGACCTGCTGCAGGGCAAGACCGTCGACTTCGCCGGCAAGCACATCACCGTCGAGGGCGCGAAGAACTTCTTCCCGCCGGTGCAGAAGCCCTATCCGCCGCTGTACTTCGGCGGCTCCTCGCCGGCCGCCCACGAGCTGGCCGCCAAGCACGTCGACGCCTACCTCACCTGGGGCGAGCCGCCGGCGGCGGTGGCCGAGAAGATCGCCGACGTGCGCGAGCGGGCAAAGAAATACGGCCGCACCGTGCGCTTCGGCGTGCGCCTGCACGTGATCGTACGCGAGACCAACGAGGAAGCCTGGGCCGCCGCCGAGCGGCTGATCAGCCACCTCGACGACGAGACCATCGCCAAGGCCCAGGCCAACTACGCGAGCATGGACTCCGAGGGCCAGCGCCGGATGGCCGCGCTGCACGGCGGCCGCCGCGACCAGCTGGAAGTCAGCCCCAACCTGTGGGCCGGGGTCGGTCTGGTGCGCGGCGGCGCCGGCACCGCGCTGGTCGGCGACCCGCAGACCGTCGCCGCGCGCCTCAAGGAGTACGCCGACCTCGGCGTCGACAGCTTCGTGCTCTCCGGCTATCCGCACCTGGAGGAGGCGATCCGCTTCGCCGAGCTGGTGTTCCCGCTGCTGCCGGGCAAGCAGCCAGTCACCGTCGAGGAGGAACTGACCGGCGGCGCCTTCGACGTGCGCGCCACCAAGAGCGAGGCCGCGGCATGA